The segment CGCTCAACGATTCGTTGACCAGCTTCCGCATCGTCGCGGTGGCGGACCTCGGCCTCGGCCGCTTCGGCACGGGCAGCGCCACCATCGCCGCCACGCAGGACCTGCAGGTGATTTCCGGCCTGCCGCTGCTGGTGCGCGAGGACGACCGCTACCGAGCCATGTTCACGCTGCGCAATACCACCAGGCGCGCAATGACGGTGCAGGCCAGCGCGCGCGGCACGCTGCTCGGCAATGAGGCCAGCCTGCCGGCGCAGACCGTGCAGATCCCTGCCGGCGAAGCGCGCGAGATCGGCTGGGACGTGACCGCGCCAGCGTTGCTGGCGTACTCACGCAGCGGCACCGTGATGTGGGAAGTGCAGGCGAGCGAGCAGGGCACGGGGGGCGCGGCCGACCGCATCAAGGTGTCGCAGCAGATCGTGCCGGCGGTGCCGGTGACAGTGCAGCAGGCCACGCTGGCGCAGGTGTCGCCGTCGCTGTCGGTGCCGCTCAAGGCACCGCCGGGCGCGCTGGCGGATCCTGCGGGCAAGGTGCGCGGCGGGCTGCAGGTGAACTTCCAGTCGTCGCTGGCGGGCGGCATGCCGGGCGTGCGCGAGTGGTTCCGCAACTACCCGTTCACCTGCCTGGAGCAGCGCGCATCGAAGGCCATCGGCCTGAACGACACCGCCGCGTGGGACGCGCTGATGACGCAGCTGCCGTCCTACCTCGATGCCAACGGGCTGGCCTCGTACTTCCCGCTGAACGCCGACGGCGACTTCGGCAGCGAAGTGCTGACCGCCTACCTGCTGGCGGTCACCGACGAGGCCGCGCGCGCCGGGCTGGCGCTGCGCATCCCCGACGCGCAGCGCACGCAGATGGAGCGCGGGCTGACCGACTTCGTCGAAGGCCGCATCCGCCGCGACAGCTGGGCCCCGGTGGCCGGCACGCAGTACCTGGACGCGCGCAAGCTGGCCGCGCTAGAGGCGCTGTCGCGCACCGGCCATGCTCAGGCGCGCATGCTGGGCTCGATCCAGATCCTGCCGGCGCAATGGCCGACCTCGGCGCTGCTGGACTGGACCCTGCTGCTCACGCGCATGCAGGACATCCCGCAGCGCGAGCAACGCCTGGCCGAGGCGCAGCAGCTGCTGCGCTCGCGCCTGACGGTGCAGGGCACGCGCCTGGCGTTCTCCACCGAGCGCAACGACAACTGGTGGTGGATGATGGCCGGCGGCGACACCAATGCCGCGCGCCTGCTGGCGCTGGCGTCGGAACTGCCGGGCTGGAAGGAAGAAGCGCCGCAACTGGCCACCGGGCTGCTGGGCCGGCAGGTGCATGGTGCCTGGGGCACCACCACTGCCAACGCGTGGGGCATGCTGGCGGTGACGCGCTTCTCGCAGGCGTTCGAGAAGACACCGGTGGCGGGCACCACGCGGGCGAGCGTGAGCAATGCGGCCGACGCCTCGCGCAGTTTCGACTGGGCGCGCGCGCAGCGCACCGACGGCGTGGCCCAGGGCAGCCTCGACCTGCCGTGGCCGACCGGCGCCGACGGCGGCACGCTGCAGGTGGAGCACGCCGGCGCCGGCCATCCGTGGGCCACGGTGCGGGCGCTGGCGGCGGTGCCGGTGACCGCGCCGCTGGCCGCGGGCTACCGCATCAGGCGCACCGTGACGCCGCAGGAGCAGGCGGTGCAGGGCAAGTGGTCGCGCGGCGATGTGTACCGCGTCAAGCTGGAGATCGATGCGCAGGCCGACATGACCTGGGTGGTGGTCAGCGATCCGGTGCCTGCCGGCGCCACCATCCTCGGCAGCGGCCTGGGCCGTGACTCCACGATCGCCACGCGCGGCGAGCGGCGCAAGGGCGCGGCCTGGCCGGCCTACACCGAGCGCACGCCGCAGGCCTACCGCGAGTACTTCGGCTACCTGCCCAAGGGCACGGTATCGGTCGAATACACGGTGCGGCTGAACAACGCCGGCGACTTCGCGCTGCCGCCCACGCGCGTGGAAGCGCTGTACGCGCCCGACGTGTTCGGTGTGGCGCCCAATGCGCGGCTGGCGGTGGGGGCGCGCCCATGAGCTGGCTGGCAATGATGATGCCGGCACGCGTGCGCGAGTGGTGGCTCGCGGGCACGCTGGCCGGCATCATCTACGGCGCGCTGCTGGTGCAGGTGGCGATCGAGCTGCCTGAAGGCGCGCCGCTGACCGGGCATATCGCCATGCAGCCCGCGTGGAAGACCGCGATGGCGCTGCTGCTGGCACGCGCCGCGTGGTTCCACCGGCCGCTGGTTGAGCGCCGCTGGCTGGTCACTGCGCTGCTGTTCTCGGCCCTGGGCGACCTCCTGCTGGCGCTGCCGACGCTGACGTTTTCGTTCATGGGCGGGCTTGGCGCCTTTTTGCTCGCGCACCTGGCCTACCTGCGCGTGCTGGTGCCGCTGGCGGGCGACACGCGTCCGCACCGGCTGATTGCGTGCGGCGCCATGCTGGGCGTGGCGGGCACCATGCTGGGCCGCTTCTGGCCCAATATGGGCCCGCTGACGGTGCCGGTGGCGGTATACGTGGGCGTGCTTGCGGCGATGGCCTGCAGCGCGCTGGTGGCGCGCCTGCCCACGCCGCTGGCGGCGCTGGGGGCGCTGTGCTTTGCCGCATCGGACATGATGATCGGCATCGCGCGCTTCCTGGTGCCGTTCGAATCTTTCCAGCTTGGCATCTGGTGGACCTACGCCGCGGCCCAGGTGCTGCTGGTGGCGGGCATCGTGGCGGGACGCGAGCAGGCATGAAGCAGCGCTGTATTCGCATGGTGCTGGCGACGGCGTTGATCTGGTCCGCGCCGGCCATGGCGCTGCCGTCCTTCGAGCAAGTCCGTACCGACTGGCGCAGTGCCGACGTGGTGGTGCTGGACCGCCACGGCGATACCGTGGGCCGCGTGCGCGACGACTTCCGCGCGCGCCGCGGCGACTGGGTCGCGCTGGCCGATACCTCGCCCGCGCTGCGCACTGCCATCGTGCTGTCGGAGGACCGGCGCTTCTATGCCCACAGCGGGGTCGACTGGCAGGGCGTGGCGGCCGCGGCCTGGGCCAACCTGTGGAACACACGCACGCGCGGCGCCTCGACGCTGACCATGCAGCTGGCGGGCCTGCTCGATGAGGACCTGCGCCGGCCGGGCGCGCCGCGGCAGGGCCGCAGCTTGACGCAGAAGCTGGGGCAGGCCGCCGGTGCGGCGGCGCTGGAGCGCAGCTGGAGCAAGGACCAGATCCTGGAGGGCTACCTGAACCTGGTGCCGTTCCGCGGCGAGCTGGTGGGCCTGTCTGCGATGTCGCAGGTGCTGTTCGGCAAGTACCCCGAAGGGCTCAACGCGAGGGAATCGGCCCTGGCGGTGGCGCTGGTGCGCGCGCCCAATGCCAAGGCCGCCCAGGTGGCAAGCCGCGCCTGCGGCATCCTGCGCGAGATGCGCCTGCCGCGCGAGTGCGAAGGCCTGGAAGGCTTTGCGCAACTGGCGCTGCTGCGCACCGGGCCGGTCGCACAGCGCGCCGCGGCCGCCACGCCATCGGCGGCGTTGCCGCAGCTGGCACCGCACCTGGCACCGCACCTGGCACGGCGCCTGGTCGGCGAAGCGCGCTCGCAACTGGCCGCGGGCGTACCCATGCCTGCGCGCATCGCGTCCACGCTCGATGCCCGCCTGCAGCGCGAGGCTGCCACCAGCCTGGACCGGCACCTGCGCGAACTGGCCGGGCGCAATGTCGAGGACGGCGCGGTGGTGGTGATCGACAATGCCAGCGGCGACGTGCTGGCCTATGTGGGCTCGTCGGGCACGCTGTCAGGCGCCGCGCAGGTGGACCACGCGGCGGCGCTGCGGCAGGCGGGCTCGACGCTCAAGCCCTTCCTGTACGAGCAGGCGCTGGAAGAGAAGCGGCTGACCGCGGCTTCGCTGCTGGACGACCGGCCGGTGAACCTGCCGGTCGGCGGCGGGCTCTACGTGCCGCAGAACTACGACCACCGCTATGCCGGCTGGGTCAGCCTGCGCGCGGCGCTGGCCGCGTCGCTGAACGTGCCCGCAGTGCGCACGCTGGTGATGGTGACCCCGCACCGCTTCCACAAGCGGCTGGTGGCGTTGGGGCTGCCGTTGACCGAGGCCGGCGACTACTACGGGTTCAGCCTGGCGCTGGGCAGCGCCGACGTGTCGCTGCTGGCGCTGACCAATGCGTACCGGGCACTGGCCAATGGCGGGCGCTACGCGCCGCCACGGCTGCGGGAAGGGGCGCCGCCAGCCGCATCGATGACAGTGGTGATGCAACCAGGCGCCAGCTACGTGATTGCCGACATCCTGTCGGACCGCCATGCGCGCGCGCGCACCTTCGGCCTGGACAGCCCGCTCACCACGCGCTTCTGGACCGCGGTGAAGACCGGCACCAGCAAGGACATGCGCGACAACTGGTGCATCGGCTGGTCGCAGCACTACACCGTGGGCGTGTGGGTCGGCAATGCCAGCGGCGCCAGCATGCACGAGGTCTCGGGCGTATCGGGCGCAGCGCCGGTCTGGCACGACATCATGGAAGCGCTGCACCGCACGCGCGCCAGCCACGCGCCCGCCATGCCCGACGGCGTGCAGCGCGTGGCGCTGAGCTTCGACGACGGGCTGGAGCCGGCGCGCGATGAAGTCTTTCTGGCCGGCACGGCGATCCGGCGCGTCAGCGTGAGCGCACCCGCCGCGCGCCCGACCGCACCCGTGATCGCCAATCCCGCCGACGGCACCGTGTTTGCGCTGGACCCCGACATGCCGCCCGCGGCGCAGCGGGTCTGGTTCCATGCCGAGGGCGTGGCCGGCCAGACCGCGCGCACGGTCAGCTGGCGCATGGACGGCAAGCCGCTGGGGCGCGGCGGCGAGGTGGCATGGCTGCCGTGGCCGGGGCGGCACCAGGTGGAGTTGCTCGATGCGTCTGGCAAGGTGGTGGACCGCATCGGCATCGAGGTGCGTGGCGCGTCAGTGCGCGCGCCGGTGCCAGCGGCCAAACGCTGAGGCCGCTGGCGCTCTGTGCGCAATAATGGCGCTTCGCAACGTCTTGCCGGAGCCAGCGCATGTCCCTCGTCCCCCTCGATGCCGCCAGCACGGCGGCGCGCCTGCCGTATCCCGAACTGGCGCAAGCCATCGCCGACATGCTGGCCGAGCTGCGCGACGGCACCGCCATGGCGCCGCCGCGCATTGCGCTGCCGGTGGGCGATGCGCAAGGGGGCGAAGGCACGCTGCTGGTGATGCCCGCGCGCAACCGCAGCCTGGTGATGACCAAGAACATCACCGTCCATCCCGGCAACCCGCGGCGCGGGCTGCCCAATATCCTCGGCGAGGTGGTGGTGGCCGACGCGCACACCGGCGCGCGCATCGCCATGCTCGACGGCCCCACGGTGACGGGACGGCGCACTGCGGCCGTGTCGCTGCTGGCGGCGCAGTGCTTTGCCGCGCGCAAGGATTGCGAGTTGCTGATCGTCGGCGCCGGCGTGCAGGCGCTGACGCACCTGGAGGCCTTCGTGGCCGGGCTGGGCGTGCGCAAGGTGTGGCTGCATTCGCGCACGCGCGACAAGGCCGAGGCACTGGCCGCGCACGCGCGCACGCTGGGCGTGGAAGCGCAGGTAGCCGAGTCGGTCGCTGCAGTATTGCCTCGTGTATCGATGGTGGTCACGGTCACGTCCAGCCGCAGCCCGGTGCTGCCGGACCTGGACAGCGGCCTCTGGCGCGACGATCACTTCATTGCCGCGGTCGGTGCGTTCCGGCCCGACATGTGCGAACTGCCGCCGGCGCTGTGCCATGCGGCCGCGGATAGCGGGCGGCTGCTGGCCGATACCCTGTTCGGGATCGAGGACGAAGCCGGCGACCTGCTGCAGGCCGGCATCGACTGGGCCGACGTGCAGCCGTTCGAGACCGCGATCCTGCAGGCCGATGCCATCCGTGCGCGGGCCGGCAGCCCGCTGGTGTTCAAGAGCGTGGGCTACGCGCTGTGGGACCTGGCGGCCTGCGTGCTGGCCAGCCGCGGGTGACTAACCCGCGCCATCGCGGGCACGCAGCCAGTCGCTGAAAAGCTCGCGCGCCGGTGCCAGGAAGCCGGCGATCGGTTCGCTGCGGTCGCTGGCATACCAGTGGCAGTAGCAGCCGTGGATGGTCGCCACCATCAGGCGCGCCATCGGCGCGGGCAGTGGGCGCCCGGGGGCGGACAGCGCATCGACCAGGTCCTGCACATGCGCGTCCCAGCTGCGGCGGATCTCCTCGCGCACGTTGGGCGGCACGCTGCCTGAGAACAGCAAGGCCAGCACGACACCCTTGGCTTCCGGATTGGCCGTGAAATAGTCGGCCACCCGGTCGAAGGCGTTTTCCAGCCGCCGCGCCGCGGTCTTGCCCCGGTGCGGCTCCGTGCCGAGCTCCTCGCCGATATCCCGGAACAGGCTGGTTGCGGCCTCCGCCAGCAGCATTTCCTTGCTGCCGAAATGCCACAACAGGCTGCTCTTGGCCACGCCGGCCTCGGCGGAAATCTGGTCGAGGGTCACCTCGGCGTAGCCGTGTGCGCTGATCAGCCCGCGCGTCACGGCAAGGACGCGTTCCCGGGTTTCCAGGCCGCGGCGGTTCTTGGTGACGGAGGCTGGAGGCTTTTGTGCGGCCGGGCGGGTCGGTGGCATGGGCGGGGGCGGAAGACAGGTGGTGCCGGCAGCAATTTATGAGTATTCGGGCCGGATGCCTATTTGACAGCGGCCGGGGTCTGCCAGCAAACTCCAGTATTGTACTGAACGTTCAGCACAATTACGGAAGTGTTGCAGGCCGGATACGGACATCCGGCCCAGGATTTCCAGGAGACCAGGATGTCGTACCCGACTGCCATTGCCGCCGCCGCCGCCGCGCTGGCTGCAGCCGCCATCAGCCTTGCCGGCACCGCCGGCGCCGCACCTGCCCCGGCCACCGCGGGCAATCCCGCCACCGATGCCACCGCCCGTGCCAATGCGGCCGTGCTGCAACAGCTGCCGTTCCAGGACCGGCGTGACTTCGAGGCCGCGCGCCGTGGCTTTATCGGCACGCTGGATAACACCGAGATCCGCGATGCCAAGGGCAATGTGGTTTGGGCGCTGGCCCCCTATGGCTTCCTCAAGCAAGACCGGGCGCCGGCCACCGTGAACCCCAGCCTGTGGCGCCAGGCGCAGCTGAACATGCACAACGGGCTGTTCCAGGTGACGGATCGGATCTACCAGATCCGTGGCTTCGATATCGCCAACATGACGATCATCGAGGGCGATACCGGCCTGATCGTGATCGACCCGCTGACAGCGATGGAGACCTCGCGCGCCGGCCTCGACCTGTACTTCAAGCACCGGCCCAGGAAGCCCGTGGTCGCGGTGATCTATACGCACAGCCATGGCGACCACTTCGGTGGGGTCAAGGGCTTCGTCAGCGAAGACGACGTCAAGGCCGGGCGGGTCAAGGTGCTGGCCCCGGAAGGTTTCATGGAAGAGGCCGTCAGCGAGAACGTCTTCGCCGGCAACGCCATGAGCCGGCGCGCGCAGTACATGTATGGCTTCAACCTTCCGCGCTCGGCAACCGGGCAGGTGGATGCGGGGCTGGGCAAGGGGGTGGCGCACGGCACGCTGACGCTGATCCCGCCGACGGACCTGATCCACAAGACCGGCGAGACGCGCACCATCGATGGTGTGCAGATCGAATTCCTGATGGCGCCGGGCACCGAGGCCCCGGCCGAGATGCTGATGTACTTCCCGCAGTGGAAGGCACTGTGCGCCGCCGAGGACGCCACCCACAACCTGCACAACCTGTACACCATCCGCGGCGCCCAGGTGCGCGACGCCAACCAGTGGTGGC is part of the Cupriavidus necator genome and harbors:
- a CDS encoding lysoplasmalogenase; the encoded protein is MSWLAMMMPARVREWWLAGTLAGIIYGALLVQVAIELPEGAPLTGHIAMQPAWKTAMALLLARAAWFHRPLVERRWLVTALLFSALGDLLLALPTLTFSFMGGLGAFLLAHLAYLRVLVPLAGDTRPHRLIACGAMLGVAGTMLGRFWPNMGPLTVPVAVYVGVLAAMACSALVARLPTPLAALGALCFAASDMMIGIARFLVPFESFQLGIWWTYAAAQVLLVAGIVAGREQA
- a CDS encoding delta(1)-pyrroline-2-carboxylate reductase family protein yields the protein MSLVPLDAASTAARLPYPELAQAIADMLAELRDGTAMAPPRIALPVGDAQGGEGTLLVMPARNRSLVMTKNITVHPGNPRRGLPNILGEVVVADAHTGARIAMLDGPTVTGRRTAAVSLLAAQCFAARKDCELLIVGAGVQALTHLEAFVAGLGVRKVWLHSRTRDKAEALAAHARTLGVEAQVAESVAAVLPRVSMVVTVTSSRSPVLPDLDSGLWRDDHFIAAVGAFRPDMCELPPALCHAAADSGRLLADTLFGIEDEAGDLLQAGIDWADVQPFETAILQADAIRARAGSPLVFKSVGYALWDLAACVLASRG
- a CDS encoding TetR/AcrR family transcriptional regulator, whose product is MPPTRPAAQKPPASVTKNRRGLETRERVLAVTRGLISAHGYAEVTLDQISAEAGVAKSSLLWHFGSKEMLLAEAATSLFRDIGEELGTEPHRGKTAARRLENAFDRVADYFTANPEAKGVVLALLFSGSVPPNVREEIRRSWDAHVQDLVDALSAPGRPLPAPMARLMVATIHGCYCHWYASDRSEPIAGFLAPARELFSDWLRARDGAG
- the pbpC gene encoding penicillin-binding protein 1C, with the translated sequence MKQRCIRMVLATALIWSAPAMALPSFEQVRTDWRSADVVVLDRHGDTVGRVRDDFRARRGDWVALADTSPALRTAIVLSEDRRFYAHSGVDWQGVAAAAWANLWNTRTRGASTLTMQLAGLLDEDLRRPGAPRQGRSLTQKLGQAAGAAALERSWSKDQILEGYLNLVPFRGELVGLSAMSQVLFGKYPEGLNARESALAVALVRAPNAKAAQVASRACGILREMRLPRECEGLEGFAQLALLRTGPVAQRAAAATPSAALPQLAPHLAPHLARRLVGEARSQLAAGVPMPARIASTLDARLQREAATSLDRHLRELAGRNVEDGAVVVIDNASGDVLAYVGSSGTLSGAAQVDHAAALRQAGSTLKPFLYEQALEEKRLTAASLLDDRPVNLPVGGGLYVPQNYDHRYAGWVSLRAALAASLNVPAVRTLVMVTPHRFHKRLVALGLPLTEAGDYYGFSLALGSADVSLLALTNAYRALANGGRYAPPRLREGAPPAASMTVVMQPGASYVIADILSDRHARARTFGLDSPLTTRFWTAVKTGTSKDMRDNWCIGWSQHYTVGVWVGNASGASMHEVSGVSGAAPVWHDIMEALHRTRASHAPAMPDGVQRVALSFDDGLEPARDEVFLAGTAIRRVSVSAPAARPTAPVIANPADGTVFALDPDMPPAAQRVWFHAEGVAGQTARTVSWRMDGKPLGRGGEVAWLPWPGRHQVELLDASGKVVDRIGIEVRGASVRAPVPAAKR
- a CDS encoding alkyl/aryl-sulfatase, giving the protein MSYPTAIAAAAAALAAAAISLAGTAGAAPAPATAGNPATDATARANAAVLQQLPFQDRRDFEAARRGFIGTLDNTEIRDAKGNVVWALAPYGFLKQDRAPATVNPSLWRQAQLNMHNGLFQVTDRIYQIRGFDIANMTIIEGDTGLIVIDPLTAMETSRAGLDLYFKHRPRKPVVAVIYTHSHGDHFGGVKGFVSEDDVKAGRVKVLAPEGFMEEAVSENVFAGNAMSRRAQYMYGFNLPRSATGQVDAGLGKGVAHGTLTLIPPTDLIHKTGETRTIDGVQIEFLMAPGTEAPAEMLMYFPQWKALCAAEDATHNLHNLYTIRGAQVRDANQWWRALDETIDRFGGRTEVLFAQHHWPTWGRQDIVTYLGKQRDGYKYIHDQSLRLANMGYVPAEIAERVKLPPSLAAEWHLRDYYGTVSHNAKAVYQRYLGWYDANPANLNPLPPEEAGKRYVEFMGGAARVLEQARAAYARGEYRWVAEVVKHVVFADPSNQAARRLEADALEQLGYQAESSTWRNAYLTGAAELRSGPPQAGRRAGSPDVLRAMTDTMFLDYLAISLNGDRAAGKTLALNWVQPDTGKRFALTVENGVFRYKPDAQHASPQATLTMPRAVLMGVLAGQTTLQAETQAGRARVDGDPQALATWTALMDKSEPNFSIVTP